A genomic region of Podarcis raffonei isolate rPodRaf1 chromosome 13, rPodRaf1.pri, whole genome shotgun sequence contains the following coding sequences:
- the LOC128399448 gene encoding olfactory receptor 13H1-like, with product MGRRENETTTTEFILLGLSSNPQTKIALFGLFLLIYLITVVGNGLLLLLAVVDPCLHTPMYFFLGNLSFLDICYTTSTIPQMLAHCLSAKTTISHSGCYAQMYISLFLGMTECFLLAMMSYDRWVAVCNPLRYNIIMSNNVCIAMATISWGSSFLLILVPSLTSQASLCGHNVINHITCEVQAMLKLACSDTSGNQVSMFATSILTLLLPFGFILVTYARIITTVLKMQSTENRAKAFSTCSSHLMVVTIFYGTAMSMYLQPQTKTSSDLDKYVSLFYGTVTPMLNPLIYSLRNKDVKQAFRKVTGRKRDL from the coding sequence ATGGGCAGAAGAGAGAATGAGACTACCACAACAGAATTCATCCTGCTGGGCCTCTCTAGTAACCCTCAGACGAAGATCGCCCTCTTTGGCCTCTTTCTCCTCATCTACCTCATCACTGTGGTGGGCAacggtctcctcctgctgcttgctGTGGTGGACCCCTGCCTGCACacacccatgtacttcttccttggCAACctgtctttccttgacatctgctataCTACCAGCACCATCCCCCAGATGTTGGCTCATTGCCTGTCAGCCAAGACCACCATTTCCCATTCTGGCTGTTACGCCCAAATGTACATCTCCCTCTTCTTGGGGATGACAGAATGCTTCCTGCTGGCGATGATGTCCTATGACCGCTGGGTGGCTGTTTGCAACCCCCTGCGCTATAATATCATCATGAGCAATAACGTTTGCATTGCTATGGCAACCATTTCATGGGGCAGCTCCTTCCTGCTGATCCTGGTACCTTCTCTCACCTCACAGGCCTCTCTATGTGGGCATAATGTTATCAACCACATCACGTGTGAGGTCCAGGCTATGCTCAAGTTGGCCTGCTCAGATACTAGTGGAAACCAGGTGTCAATGTTTGCCACCAGCATCCTTACTCTGCTTCTTCCTTTTGGCTTCATCTTGGTCACCTATGCCCGTATTATCACCACCGTGTTGAAAATGCAATCCACAGAGAACAGGGCCAAGGCCTTCTCAACCTGTAGTTCACATCTCATGGTGGTCACCATATTCTATGGAACAGCCATGTCAATGTACTTACAGCCTCAGACCAAAACATCCTCAGATCTAGACAAATACGTTTCCTTATTCTATGGCACCGTCACACCCATGTTGAATCCACTGATCTATAGCTTAAGGAATAAGGATGTGAAACAAGCTTTCCGGAAAGtgacagggaggaagagagaccTCTGA